A genomic region of Branchiostoma lanceolatum isolate klBraLanc5 chromosome 4, klBraLanc5.hap2, whole genome shotgun sequence contains the following coding sequences:
- the LOC136432798 gene encoding fibrous sheath CABYR-binding protein-like isoform X4 produces MSTKADATPAENGDVGTAEPVAVKDAAPAEAKEEAAAEPAADKPAEAAAEAPKEAAADAPAAPVENGDAEQQNNEAEEKTADSKPESVVENEVAEKAESAETPATPEEPMTNAQEEEKCEAAVEEASPAEPPAETPAPVETDKQEEKSELEQKEAEPPEAATEEQQTSTEPATEIVAAEESQGSDEAVTVATTAEVVEVAQEVSAEPPVEAAAPEDVVVEEKAAPVEAEAEKSTEEAAVEEQQTPEPAVEAVAAEVVEEAQQVSAEPAVETSAAEVAVEEVQKDAEPEAETGTAAVVADAQEAEPAVEVATTVVEEVQQVCAEPGVETSAEVTVDQEASTPTEAEAETSKDVPAEPEAEASTNAVVAEEQQSSAESAAEADSAGASEETQQASAEPAEETSSAKSVVEDEPKPEAEPQAEKQQASAESVTEAVATEAGEETQQTTAEPADETSSSAPVVEGEQKPAEPTEASTDAVVAEEQQSSTDPAVEAEAAEETKPEAAGSTVEESAEEVVVVEEVQASAETVVEACTTEAVVEVQQTVSAEPEAAVAEEVQTSAEPEAETGPEVAAGDAPEQKEDITPPEPTSETQDTVTSPDPVPATSQPAEPSEPSPDNQEQKVEAAPPVEAPPAEEKAAEEAPAEAAPAEAAPAEAAPAEEAPAEVVPAEAAPTEAAPAEAAPAAEDKATEEAPVEATPTEAAPAEAAPAETAPAETAPVEEKQAEEAPPAETPTEEAPVEAAPAEPAQAVEAAPVEAAPVEAAPTEATPAEETAAPVEEKAADAEEPAAPTEESPASEEAPAETPTEAPVEPKEDAPAEAAAAEPPADAQEPAAEPAAETPAEEKAPEAPVELAPAEAPAETSAEAPAEEAAEKPAEETPAEETPAETPAAETPADKPAEETPAEPTSESPAEAPAEPAQQEAEPEPAEPGAVQKAE; encoded by the exons ATGAGCACGAAG GCAGATGCCACGCCAGCAGAGAACGGAGATGTGGGGACAGCAGAGCCCGTGGCGGTGAAAGATGCTGCTCCAGCGGAGGCGAAGGAGGAAGCGGCGGCGGAGCCTGCAGCAGACAAGCCGGCTGAAG CAGCAGCTGAGGCCCCCAAGGAAGCAGCTGCAGATGCACCTGCAGCACCTGTTGAG AACGGTGACGCTGAGCAACAAAATAATGAAGCGGAAGAGAAAACGGCAGACTCGAAACCAGAGTCTGTTGTTGAGAACGAAGTTGCGGAGAAAGCCGAATCGGCTGAGACGCCGGCTACGCCGGAAGAACCAATGACAAATGCACAAGAGGAGGAAAAGTGTGAGGCAGCTGTAGAAGAGGCCAGTCCAGCTGAGCCACCTGCTGAGACACCTGCTCCAGTTGAAACTGATAAACAG GAGGAGAAGTCAGAGTTAGAACAAAAGGAGGCGGAACCTCCAGAGGCCGCGACAGAGGAACAACAAACCTCTACTGAACCTGCAACGGAAATTGTTGCAGCAGAGGAAAGTCAGGGATCGGACGAGGCCGTCACGGTAGCGACTACAGCAGAGGTTGTTGAAGTGGCACAGGAAGTGTCTGCTGAACCACCTGTTGAGGCTGCTGCCCCAGAGGATGTTGTTGTCGAGGAAAAGGCAGCACCTGTTGAAGCGGAGGCAGAGAAAAGTACAGAGGAGGCTGCTGTGGAGGAACAGCAAACGCCTGAACCAGCTGTCGAGGCTGTAGCAGCAGAGGTTGTCGAAGAGGCACAACAAGTTTCTGCTGAACCAGCAGTGGAGACGAGTGCGGCAGAGGTGGCTGTTGAGGAAGTCCAAAAGGATGCTGAGCCCGAAGCGGAGACAGGCACAGCGGCGGTCGTCGCAGACGCACAGGAAGCTGAGCCAGCTGTCGAGGTCGCAACAACAGTTGTTGAAGAGGTCCAACAGGTTTGTGCTGAACCAGGAGTCGAGACAAGTGCTGAAGTGACTGTTGACCAGGAAGCCTCGACACCTACTGAAGCGGAGGCCGAAACAAGTAAAGACGTTCCCGCTGAACCCGAGGCGGAGGCAAGTACAAACGCCGTTGTTGCGGAGGAACAGCAATCGTCGGCTGAATCAGCTGCCGAGGCCGATTCAGCAGGGGCTAGTGAAGAAACACAGCAAGCGTCTGCTGAACCAGCAGAGGAGACAAGCTCAGCAAAGTCTGTTGTAGAGGACGAGCCGAAACCCGAGGCTGAACCCCAGGCGGAGAAACAGCAAGCGTCTGCCGAATCAGTAACCGAGGCGGTTGCAACAGAGGCAGGTGAAGAAACACAGCAAACGACTGCTGAACCAGCAGATGAGACAAGCTCATCAGCGCCTGTTGTGGAGGGCGAGCAGAAACCCGCTGAACCCACAGAGGCAAGTACAGACGCCGTTGTTGCGGAGGAACAGCAATCGTCTACAGACCCAGCTGTCGAAGCGGAGGCTGCTGAAGAGACAAAGCCAGAGGCTGCTGGATCTACAGTGGAGGAAAGTGCAGAGGAGGTTGTAGTTGTAGAGGAAGTACAAGCGTCTGCAGAAACAGTGGTAGAGGCCTGTACAACTGAGGCTGTTGTGGAGGTACAGCAGACAGTGTCTGCCGAACCAGAGGCTGCTGTGGCAGAGGAAGTCCAAACATCTGCTGAGCCCGAGGCTGAAACTGGTCCAGAGGTGGCTGCCGGAGACGCGCCAGAACAGAAAGAAGATATCACACCCCCCGAACCCACTTCGGAAACACAAGACACTGTCACTTCCCCTGACCCTGTTCCCGCAACGTCACAACCCGCTGAACCCTCTGAACCTAGCCCAGATAACCAG GAGCAGAAAGTAGAGGCGGCTCCTCCGGTAGAGGCTCCACCAGCAGAGGAGAAAGCGGCGGAGGAGGCACCAGCAGAGGCGGCACCAGCAGAGGCGGCACCGGCAGAAGCGGCGCCGGCAGAGGAGGCACCGGCAGAGGTAGTACCTGCAGAGGCGGCACCAACAGAAGCGGCACCTGCAGAGGCAGCGCCGGCGGCAGAGGATAAAGCAACGGAGGAGGCACCGGTAGAGGCAACACCAACAGAAGCGGCACCAGCAGAGGCGGCACCTGCCGAGACTGCGCCAGCAGAGACAGCACCTGTAGAAGAAAAGCAAGCAGAGGAGGCACCACCTGCAGAAACACCCACCGAGGAAGCACCTGTAGAGGCAGCGCCAGCAGAGCCAGCACAGGCGGTGGAAGCAGCGCCAGTTGAAGCAGCACCAGTTGAAGCGGCGCCTACAGAGGCAACCCCAGCTGAGGAGACAGCAGCACCAGTAGAAGAGAAAGCAGCAGATGCTGAAGAACCAGCAGCTCCTACGGAG GAATCACCTGCTTCAGAAGAAGCACCTGCAGAGACTCCGACAGAAGCTCCAGTGGAGCCAAAAGAAGACGCTCCAGCCGAGGCAGCTGCAGCAGAGCCGCCAGCAGACGCACAAGAACCTGCGGCAGAGCCGGCTGCAGAAACACCTGCGGAAGAGAAAGCTCCAGAGGCACCAGTTGAATTAGCTCCAGCAGAGGCACCTGCAGAGACATCAGCTGAAGCACCTGCCGAGGAAGCCGCAGAGAAGCCAGCAGAGGAGACGCCAGCAGAAGAGACACCTGCAGAGACACCAGCAGCTGAGACGCCGGCAGACAAGCCAGCAGAAGAGACGCCCGCAGAACCAACTTCAGAATCACCAGCAGAAGCGCCGGCAGAACCTGCACAACAG GAGGCTGAACCAGAACCAGCAGAGCCCGGTGCTGTACAGAAGGCAGAATAA
- the LOC136432798 gene encoding fibrous sheath CABYR-binding protein-like isoform X2, whose translation MGNKLSFSLGGRNKKKDDGGVQVVSVKQTGDTVADATPAENGDVGTAEPVAVKDAAPAEAKEEAAAEPAADKPAEAAEAPKEAAADAPAAPVENGDAEQQNNEAEEKTADSKPESVVENEVAEKAESAETPATPEEPMTNAQEEEKCEAAVEEASPAEPPAETPAPVETDKQEEKSELEQKEAEPPEAATEEQQTSTEPATEIVAAEESQGSDEAVTVATTAEVVEVAQEVSAEPPVEAAAPEDVVVEEKAAPVEAEAEKSTEEAAVEEQQTPEPAVEAVAAEVVEEAQQVSAEPAVETSAAEVAVEEVQKDAEPEAETGTAAVVADAQEAEPAVEVATTVVEEVQQVCAEPGVETSAEVTVDQEASTPTEAEAETSKDVPAEPEAEASTNAVVAEEQQSSAESAAEADSAGASEETQQASAEPAEETSSAKSVVEDEPKPEAEPQAEKQQASAESVTEAVATEAGEETQQTTAEPADETSSSAPVVEGEQKPAEPTEASTDAVVAEEQQSSTDPAVEAEAAEETKPEAAGSTVEESAEEVVVVEEVQASAETVVEACTTEAVVEVQQTVSAEPEAAVAEEVQTSAEPEAETGPEVAAGDAPEQKEDITPPEPTSETQDTVTSPDPVPATSQPAEPSEPSPDNQEQKVEAAPPVEAPPAEEKAAEEAPAEAAPAEAAPAEAAPAEEAPAEVVPAEAAPTEAAPAEAAPAAEDKATEEAPVEATPTEAAPAEAAPAETAPAETAPVEEKQAEEAPPAETPTEEAPVEAAPAEPAQAVEAAPVEAAPVEAAPTEATPAEETAAPVEEKAADAEEPAAPTEESPASEEAPAETPTEAPVEPKEDAPAEAAAAEPPADAQEPAAEPAAETPAEEKAPEAPVELAPAEAPAETSAEAPAEEAAEKPAEETPAEETPAETPAAETPADKPAEETPAEPTSESPAEAPAEPAQQEAEPEPAEPGAVQKAE comes from the exons GCAGATGCCACGCCAGCAGAGAACGGAGATGTGGGGACAGCAGAGCCCGTGGCGGTGAAAGATGCTGCTCCAGCGGAGGCGAAGGAGGAAGCGGCGGCGGAGCCTGCAGCAGACAAGCCGGCTGAAG CAGCTGAGGCCCCCAAGGAAGCAGCTGCAGATGCACCTGCAGCACCTGTTGAG AACGGTGACGCTGAGCAACAAAATAATGAAGCGGAAGAGAAAACGGCAGACTCGAAACCAGAGTCTGTTGTTGAGAACGAAGTTGCGGAGAAAGCCGAATCGGCTGAGACGCCGGCTACGCCGGAAGAACCAATGACAAATGCACAAGAGGAGGAAAAGTGTGAGGCAGCTGTAGAAGAGGCCAGTCCAGCTGAGCCACCTGCTGAGACACCTGCTCCAGTTGAAACTGATAAACAG GAGGAGAAGTCAGAGTTAGAACAAAAGGAGGCGGAACCTCCAGAGGCCGCGACAGAGGAACAACAAACCTCTACTGAACCTGCAACGGAAATTGTTGCAGCAGAGGAAAGTCAGGGATCGGACGAGGCCGTCACGGTAGCGACTACAGCAGAGGTTGTTGAAGTGGCACAGGAAGTGTCTGCTGAACCACCTGTTGAGGCTGCTGCCCCAGAGGATGTTGTTGTCGAGGAAAAGGCAGCACCTGTTGAAGCGGAGGCAGAGAAAAGTACAGAGGAGGCTGCTGTGGAGGAACAGCAAACGCCTGAACCAGCTGTCGAGGCTGTAGCAGCAGAGGTTGTCGAAGAGGCACAACAAGTTTCTGCTGAACCAGCAGTGGAGACGAGTGCGGCAGAGGTGGCTGTTGAGGAAGTCCAAAAGGATGCTGAGCCCGAAGCGGAGACAGGCACAGCGGCGGTCGTCGCAGACGCACAGGAAGCTGAGCCAGCTGTCGAGGTCGCAACAACAGTTGTTGAAGAGGTCCAACAGGTTTGTGCTGAACCAGGAGTCGAGACAAGTGCTGAAGTGACTGTTGACCAGGAAGCCTCGACACCTACTGAAGCGGAGGCCGAAACAAGTAAAGACGTTCCCGCTGAACCCGAGGCGGAGGCAAGTACAAACGCCGTTGTTGCGGAGGAACAGCAATCGTCGGCTGAATCAGCTGCCGAGGCCGATTCAGCAGGGGCTAGTGAAGAAACACAGCAAGCGTCTGCTGAACCAGCAGAGGAGACAAGCTCAGCAAAGTCTGTTGTAGAGGACGAGCCGAAACCCGAGGCTGAACCCCAGGCGGAGAAACAGCAAGCGTCTGCCGAATCAGTAACCGAGGCGGTTGCAACAGAGGCAGGTGAAGAAACACAGCAAACGACTGCTGAACCAGCAGATGAGACAAGCTCATCAGCGCCTGTTGTGGAGGGCGAGCAGAAACCCGCTGAACCCACAGAGGCAAGTACAGACGCCGTTGTTGCGGAGGAACAGCAATCGTCTACAGACCCAGCTGTCGAAGCGGAGGCTGCTGAAGAGACAAAGCCAGAGGCTGCTGGATCTACAGTGGAGGAAAGTGCAGAGGAGGTTGTAGTTGTAGAGGAAGTACAAGCGTCTGCAGAAACAGTGGTAGAGGCCTGTACAACTGAGGCTGTTGTGGAGGTACAGCAGACAGTGTCTGCCGAACCAGAGGCTGCTGTGGCAGAGGAAGTCCAAACATCTGCTGAGCCCGAGGCTGAAACTGGTCCAGAGGTGGCTGCCGGAGACGCGCCAGAACAGAAAGAAGATATCACACCCCCCGAACCCACTTCGGAAACACAAGACACTGTCACTTCCCCTGACCCTGTTCCCGCAACGTCACAACCCGCTGAACCCTCTGAACCTAGCCCAGATAACCAG GAGCAGAAAGTAGAGGCGGCTCCTCCGGTAGAGGCTCCACCAGCAGAGGAGAAAGCGGCGGAGGAGGCACCAGCAGAGGCGGCACCAGCAGAGGCGGCACCGGCAGAAGCGGCGCCGGCAGAGGAGGCACCGGCAGAGGTAGTACCTGCAGAGGCGGCACCAACAGAAGCGGCACCTGCAGAGGCAGCGCCGGCGGCAGAGGATAAAGCAACGGAGGAGGCACCGGTAGAGGCAACACCAACAGAAGCGGCACCAGCAGAGGCGGCACCTGCCGAGACTGCGCCAGCAGAGACAGCACCTGTAGAAGAAAAGCAAGCAGAGGAGGCACCACCTGCAGAAACACCCACCGAGGAAGCACCTGTAGAGGCAGCGCCAGCAGAGCCAGCACAGGCGGTGGAAGCAGCGCCAGTTGAAGCAGCACCAGTTGAAGCGGCGCCTACAGAGGCAACCCCAGCTGAGGAGACAGCAGCACCAGTAGAAGAGAAAGCAGCAGATGCTGAAGAACCAGCAGCTCCTACGGAG GAATCACCTGCTTCAGAAGAAGCACCTGCAGAGACTCCGACAGAAGCTCCAGTGGAGCCAAAAGAAGACGCTCCAGCCGAGGCAGCTGCAGCAGAGCCGCCAGCAGACGCACAAGAACCTGCGGCAGAGCCGGCTGCAGAAACACCTGCGGAAGAGAAAGCTCCAGAGGCACCAGTTGAATTAGCTCCAGCAGAGGCACCTGCAGAGACATCAGCTGAAGCACCTGCCGAGGAAGCCGCAGAGAAGCCAGCAGAGGAGACGCCAGCAGAAGAGACACCTGCAGAGACACCAGCAGCTGAGACGCCGGCAGACAAGCCAGCAGAAGAGACGCCCGCAGAACCAACTTCAGAATCACCAGCAGAAGCGCCGGCAGAACCTGCACAACAG GAGGCTGAACCAGAACCAGCAGAGCCCGGTGCTGTACAGAAGGCAGAATAA
- the LOC136432798 gene encoding fibrous sheath CABYR-binding protein-like isoform X3, with product MGNKLSFSLGGRNKKKDDGGVQVVSVKQTGDTVADATPAENGDVGTAEPVAVKDAAPAEAKEEAAAEPAADKPAEAEAPKEAAADAPAAPVENGDAEQQNNEAEEKTADSKPESVVENEVAEKAESAETPATPEEPMTNAQEEEKCEAAVEEASPAEPPAETPAPVETDKQEEKSELEQKEAEPPEAATEEQQTSTEPATEIVAAEESQGSDEAVTVATTAEVVEVAQEVSAEPPVEAAAPEDVVVEEKAAPVEAEAEKSTEEAAVEEQQTPEPAVEAVAAEVVEEAQQVSAEPAVETSAAEVAVEEVQKDAEPEAETGTAAVVADAQEAEPAVEVATTVVEEVQQVCAEPGVETSAEVTVDQEASTPTEAEAETSKDVPAEPEAEASTNAVVAEEQQSSAESAAEADSAGASEETQQASAEPAEETSSAKSVVEDEPKPEAEPQAEKQQASAESVTEAVATEAGEETQQTTAEPADETSSSAPVVEGEQKPAEPTEASTDAVVAEEQQSSTDPAVEAEAAEETKPEAAGSTVEESAEEVVVVEEVQASAETVVEACTTEAVVEVQQTVSAEPEAAVAEEVQTSAEPEAETGPEVAAGDAPEQKEDITPPEPTSETQDTVTSPDPVPATSQPAEPSEPSPDNQEQKVEAAPPVEAPPAEEKAAEEAPAEAAPAEAAPAEAAPAEEAPAEVVPAEAAPTEAAPAEAAPAAEDKATEEAPVEATPTEAAPAEAAPAETAPAETAPVEEKQAEEAPPAETPTEEAPVEAAPAEPAQAVEAAPVEAAPVEAAPTEATPAEETAAPVEEKAADAEEPAAPTEESPASEEAPAETPTEAPVEPKEDAPAEAAAAEPPADAQEPAAEPAAETPAEEKAPEAPVELAPAEAPAETSAEAPAEEAAEKPAEETPAEETPAETPAAETPADKPAEETPAEPTSESPAEAPAEPAQQEAEPEPAEPGAVQKAE from the exons GCAGATGCCACGCCAGCAGAGAACGGAGATGTGGGGACAGCAGAGCCCGTGGCGGTGAAAGATGCTGCTCCAGCGGAGGCGAAGGAGGAAGCGGCGGCGGAGCCTGCAGCAGACAAGCCGGCTGAAG CTGAGGCCCCCAAGGAAGCAGCTGCAGATGCACCTGCAGCACCTGTTGAG AACGGTGACGCTGAGCAACAAAATAATGAAGCGGAAGAGAAAACGGCAGACTCGAAACCAGAGTCTGTTGTTGAGAACGAAGTTGCGGAGAAAGCCGAATCGGCTGAGACGCCGGCTACGCCGGAAGAACCAATGACAAATGCACAAGAGGAGGAAAAGTGTGAGGCAGCTGTAGAAGAGGCCAGTCCAGCTGAGCCACCTGCTGAGACACCTGCTCCAGTTGAAACTGATAAACAG GAGGAGAAGTCAGAGTTAGAACAAAAGGAGGCGGAACCTCCAGAGGCCGCGACAGAGGAACAACAAACCTCTACTGAACCTGCAACGGAAATTGTTGCAGCAGAGGAAAGTCAGGGATCGGACGAGGCCGTCACGGTAGCGACTACAGCAGAGGTTGTTGAAGTGGCACAGGAAGTGTCTGCTGAACCACCTGTTGAGGCTGCTGCCCCAGAGGATGTTGTTGTCGAGGAAAAGGCAGCACCTGTTGAAGCGGAGGCAGAGAAAAGTACAGAGGAGGCTGCTGTGGAGGAACAGCAAACGCCTGAACCAGCTGTCGAGGCTGTAGCAGCAGAGGTTGTCGAAGAGGCACAACAAGTTTCTGCTGAACCAGCAGTGGAGACGAGTGCGGCAGAGGTGGCTGTTGAGGAAGTCCAAAAGGATGCTGAGCCCGAAGCGGAGACAGGCACAGCGGCGGTCGTCGCAGACGCACAGGAAGCTGAGCCAGCTGTCGAGGTCGCAACAACAGTTGTTGAAGAGGTCCAACAGGTTTGTGCTGAACCAGGAGTCGAGACAAGTGCTGAAGTGACTGTTGACCAGGAAGCCTCGACACCTACTGAAGCGGAGGCCGAAACAAGTAAAGACGTTCCCGCTGAACCCGAGGCGGAGGCAAGTACAAACGCCGTTGTTGCGGAGGAACAGCAATCGTCGGCTGAATCAGCTGCCGAGGCCGATTCAGCAGGGGCTAGTGAAGAAACACAGCAAGCGTCTGCTGAACCAGCAGAGGAGACAAGCTCAGCAAAGTCTGTTGTAGAGGACGAGCCGAAACCCGAGGCTGAACCCCAGGCGGAGAAACAGCAAGCGTCTGCCGAATCAGTAACCGAGGCGGTTGCAACAGAGGCAGGTGAAGAAACACAGCAAACGACTGCTGAACCAGCAGATGAGACAAGCTCATCAGCGCCTGTTGTGGAGGGCGAGCAGAAACCCGCTGAACCCACAGAGGCAAGTACAGACGCCGTTGTTGCGGAGGAACAGCAATCGTCTACAGACCCAGCTGTCGAAGCGGAGGCTGCTGAAGAGACAAAGCCAGAGGCTGCTGGATCTACAGTGGAGGAAAGTGCAGAGGAGGTTGTAGTTGTAGAGGAAGTACAAGCGTCTGCAGAAACAGTGGTAGAGGCCTGTACAACTGAGGCTGTTGTGGAGGTACAGCAGACAGTGTCTGCCGAACCAGAGGCTGCTGTGGCAGAGGAAGTCCAAACATCTGCTGAGCCCGAGGCTGAAACTGGTCCAGAGGTGGCTGCCGGAGACGCGCCAGAACAGAAAGAAGATATCACACCCCCCGAACCCACTTCGGAAACACAAGACACTGTCACTTCCCCTGACCCTGTTCCCGCAACGTCACAACCCGCTGAACCCTCTGAACCTAGCCCAGATAACCAG GAGCAGAAAGTAGAGGCGGCTCCTCCGGTAGAGGCTCCACCAGCAGAGGAGAAAGCGGCGGAGGAGGCACCAGCAGAGGCGGCACCAGCAGAGGCGGCACCGGCAGAAGCGGCGCCGGCAGAGGAGGCACCGGCAGAGGTAGTACCTGCAGAGGCGGCACCAACAGAAGCGGCACCTGCAGAGGCAGCGCCGGCGGCAGAGGATAAAGCAACGGAGGAGGCACCGGTAGAGGCAACACCAACAGAAGCGGCACCAGCAGAGGCGGCACCTGCCGAGACTGCGCCAGCAGAGACAGCACCTGTAGAAGAAAAGCAAGCAGAGGAGGCACCACCTGCAGAAACACCCACCGAGGAAGCACCTGTAGAGGCAGCGCCAGCAGAGCCAGCACAGGCGGTGGAAGCAGCGCCAGTTGAAGCAGCACCAGTTGAAGCGGCGCCTACAGAGGCAACCCCAGCTGAGGAGACAGCAGCACCAGTAGAAGAGAAAGCAGCAGATGCTGAAGAACCAGCAGCTCCTACGGAG GAATCACCTGCTTCAGAAGAAGCACCTGCAGAGACTCCGACAGAAGCTCCAGTGGAGCCAAAAGAAGACGCTCCAGCCGAGGCAGCTGCAGCAGAGCCGCCAGCAGACGCACAAGAACCTGCGGCAGAGCCGGCTGCAGAAACACCTGCGGAAGAGAAAGCTCCAGAGGCACCAGTTGAATTAGCTCCAGCAGAGGCACCTGCAGAGACATCAGCTGAAGCACCTGCCGAGGAAGCCGCAGAGAAGCCAGCAGAGGAGACGCCAGCAGAAGAGACACCTGCAGAGACACCAGCAGCTGAGACGCCGGCAGACAAGCCAGCAGAAGAGACGCCCGCAGAACCAACTTCAGAATCACCAGCAGAAGCGCCGGCAGAACCTGCACAACAG GAGGCTGAACCAGAACCAGCAGAGCCCGGTGCTGTACAGAAGGCAGAATAA